A genome region from Panicum virgatum strain AP13 chromosome 4K, P.virgatum_v5, whole genome shotgun sequence includes the following:
- the LOC120703011 gene encoding U3 small nucleolar ribonucleoprotein protein IMP3-like yields the protein MRKLKFHEKKLLKRTNFLEYKREGGHREALVTQRYHLVERDDYKKYNGICLIVQKLVNIIKQMDPRDPFRIEMTDMLLDKLYNMGVIPTKKSLLKCENLSVSAFCRRRLATVMVNLKFAEHHKEAVTYIEQGHVRVGPETVTDPAFLVTRNMEDFITWVDSSKIKRKLMEYNDALDDYDAMF from the exons ATGAGGAAGCTCAAGTTCCACGAGAAGAAGCTCCTCAAGAGGACAAATTTCTTGGAGTACAAGAGGGAGGGCGGCCACCGGGAGGCGCTTGTGACCCAGCGCTACCACCTCGTCGAGAGGGACGACTACAAGAA GTACAATGGCATATGCTTAATAGTGCAAAAGCTCGTTAACATCATAAAGCAGATGGACCCAAGAGACCCCTTCAGAATCGAAATGACAGACATGCTGCTTGATAAGCT ATATAATATGGGTGTTATTCCAACAAAAAAGAGCCTGTTAAAATGCGAGAATCTTTCAGTTAGTGCCTTCTGCAG GCGGAGACTGGCGACAGTAATGGTGAATCTCAAGTTTGCAGAGCACCACAAAGAGGCGGTAACATACATTGAGCAGGGGCATGTGCGTGTAGGTCCAGAGACAGTTACGGATCCAGCCTTTCTGGTGACCAGAAACATGGAGGACTTCATCACCTGGGTGGATTCATCAAAGATCAAGAGGAAGCTCATGGAGTACAATGATGCTTTGGATGATTATGATGCCATGTTTTGA